The following is a genomic window from Desulfosoma caldarium.
GTGTTCCCGAAGGCAGGACAGCACGCGGGGGCGGTCTTCGGGATGCACGGTTTCCGACCATGCCTTTTCGTCCTCCCAAACGCGCTTCGCATCCAGTCCTCGGCGTTCGGCCCATGCCGCATCTCGCACGATCCGTCTTTTCGACACATGCCAGTCCCAAGAACTCATGGACGCCGCCTCAAGGGCCAATTGATGTTTTTCCAGGGCTTCATGGAGCAGCTGCAGCGTGCGGCGCTCTTCCGTCTGGTCCCGAAAGACCAGCACACAACCCAGAATCTGCCCTGCAAGATCCACCATGGGCGCCGCACTGTCGGCAATGGGCCGTTCCGTACCGTTGCGAGCCATGAGCACTGTGTGGTTGGCCAAACCGACGGTCACCCCTTGTTCCAGGACCTTGGCCACAGGATCCGGCACGGGAACGCGCGTCTTTTCATTGACAATGCGAAACACTTCGGCACAGGGACGGCCTCGGGCTTCTTCGGCCTTCCATCCCGTAAGTTCTTCCGCCATGGGGTTCATATCCTGAATGAAGCCTTCCTTGTCCGTGATGATGACCCCTTCGGCCATGCTTTCAAAAGTGATTCGAAGAACTTCTTGTCGCTTTCGGCTTTCGCTCAAAAGCCTTTGGATTTCCTGCGTTCTTCGGCGCACTTGAGTCCTGAGCAGCACAATCCATCCAAAGGCCGCCATAACCACAACACCCACCGAGCCCAAGACCCAGACGATCGTGCGCCACGGAATTCGCGATGCCAAGGGAATCCCCATCCACCGTCGATCGATCTTCTGGAGCGCTTCCGGATCCAAGGACGCAAAGCCCTGTTCCACGGCGTGGAGCACATCTTCACGCCCTTGGAGCACGGCCCGATGAAGCCACCCGCTATAGAGGGTGAAGCCTTTTTTAAAAGACCCGTGGGCACCGTATTTGGCCAGGAAGTAATTGGCCGGCGGCTCATCCATGCAAAAAATCTTGACCGTGCCCGCCGCGGCGTCCCGCACAATGGCTTCGTAGCTGGGGTAAAGGATCACGTTCGTGATGCCTTTCGCCCGCAAAACTTCAATGCATGCATCCCCTTTTTTCACGGCGACGGCAAATCCCTTGAGGGCGTGAACATCCGCAAGGCCCGAGATAGTTTCGTGGTAATAGACGCTCACGGGGATTTCGGCATAAGCTTTTCCGAACGCCCAAACTTCGGCCCGCTGCGGTGTAAGGAACACCGTATCGAGGAGATCAGCTTGGCCTTGGCGAAACACTTCCTGAGCCTTCGCCCAGTCCATGGCCAGAAGCTGCACGGAGCGTCCGGTGGCTTTTTCCCATAGGGCCCACCGATCCACCAAAATGCCTCGAAGTCGACCTTCGGCATCTCGAAAAATGTACGGAGGGTAATTGTCGTCCAGGGCGACGCGCAAAGGCTGCCGGTCGGCGGCCTGCACTCCGGGCATGAAGACCGGCAGAGCCGCCAGAGTCCACAAGAAGCTCGTCACAAAAGCGAGGTACCCTACCCATAGCCGAACAGACCGCCGAAGCTTCGCCACCATGGCGCGCACTCCAAATAAACGGGATGTGGGTCAAAGGAAGCTTCTCAAAGAACGCCCCCACGGGTTTATGGTGCGGAAGCGGCGCCCAGGTCAATGATGGTTTGGGGCGAGCACCGCTTTCCGCATGATCGACTTTGGCACGGGATCACCAAGATGGTTCACAGAATGCGATGTGAAATCGCTTATGCCTTAGCCCAGGAAATATTGTCAAGGCGCCATCGCCCCAGCCCCCATTGTGGCCGAGTTCAGCATAAGGTTTTTGGTTCACAGAGCATGATCCGGCCAGCCACGGAGAGGCAATTCGCCCTTAAAGACCCAGCAACAGCTTGGCCGTGCCGAAATAGATCAGCAAACCGGTAATGTCCACAACGGTTGTTAAGGCGGGACTGGCCACGACGGCGGGATCCCATTGCATCTTTGCGGCAGCCAATGGCAGCATGGCTCCAATAACGGCCGCCGTCACCACTTGCAAACTCAGAGCAAGGGCGATCACGGCTCCGATTTGGACCAGGTTATATCCCGAAGGAATGTCCGAGCCCTGAGACAGGAACATGACTTTTCCCCACGAAAGCACACCCAGGGCCAGAGCAAGGAGGAAAGCGATTTGGAATTCTTTCAAAAACACCCTGAGCGCGTCTTTTGGAGAGATTTCCCGCAAGGCCAGGGCACGCACAACCACTGTGGCCGACTGGCTGCCCACATTGCCCCCCGTGTCAGCCACCATGGGCATGTACAGGGCGAGGATGAGCATCTGAGCGAGAGCCGTTTCAAAGCTATGAATAATGATGCCGGAGACCAAACCCAAAGCTGCCAAGCCGATGATCCAGTAGGCTCGATTCCTGAAATGCACCCAGGAAGGGGTCTTGAGGTACACACCGACTTCATGGCTTCCGGCAATCGCCATGAGTTTTTCCATATCTTCGGTGTGCTCCTGCGTGATGATGTCCATGGCATCGTCGTGCGTGATGATGCCCACCAAGGCGTCATCGCCGTTGATCACCGGCAGGGCGATGAGATCGTACTTCTGTATTTTTCGAGCCGCATCTTCCTGGTCGTCGTCCACGCGGGCAAAAACGACTTCCCGATGCATTATGTCCCCGACGAGGGCGTGCCGCGGGGCCACAATAAGCTCTCGTAACGATACGAAACCTAGAAGTTTACGACGCTCATCGACCACATAAGCGTAATAGATGGTTTCCTTGTCCGGGGCAATTTCTCTTAGATGCTCGATGGCTTCGGATGCCGTCATGTGCGGCGGCAAGGCGGCGTAGTCGGAGGTCATCACCGCGCCGGCGGTCCCTTCGCGATAGGCCGCCAAGCGCCGAATATCTTCCCGTTCCGCGTGAGCCAGCGCGGGAAGAACGGCTTCCCGCATGTTTTCCGGCAGCCTTTTGAAGAGGTCCGCGCGATCGTCCGCAGACATGTCGGCCAAAAGCCGGGCGAGTTCATCGCGCGGCAGCGTTCTAACCGCTTCCACCTGCAGGTCCTCATCCAGGTGGCTGAAGATCTCCGCACGCTGCGGTGGCTCCGCATGCCGCAGCACCGCCCAAAATTCATCCGCCGAAAGGGCGGCAACAGCATCGGCAACGGCTGCCGGGTGCTCTTGTTTGCAAAAAACTCGAAGGGCCTTGGAATCCCGGGCTGAGATCTTTTCCCTCAGCTCGTGAAGGGAAAGCGGATTTTTTTGCAGCATGGTTCACCTCCTTCTTCACCGCAGCCCATCGGGGGCGCGGCCGAAGGTGAACCGGTGGGCTAGAATTGCCTGCGCAGTACACCGATTAGGTCATAGGCCGCAACACACCCTCTGGGTTGCGTTGGGGAATCGTTCGATGGTTTGTGCATCAGGTGACGGGTTGTGGGTCGGCAACTGTGACTGCCATCCGACTCACTCATCATCCATCCTCCCCTGGTTGTCGTTGCGCTTTCAGGCTTGAGATCCCACTTGCCGGCGCTTCTTATTCGTTCATACGCCTTTGAAAGTCAAGACCTTAATAAAGACGGCCGTCCATTCAAGCCCACATTGTCTCGAAGTCTTGATCACGATCTCCATTCAGAGCAGGACGGGCACGGCAAGTCTTGTGGCAATTGGCTTTTTTCTTTGCAACCGAAAAGTTTGTTTGTGAACGGTTCTTAAAGAAGCGGCACACGCGGCCGAACCGTATCCCGCTTCACGGCACTTCGGCAGAATCCAATACGAGGCTCGGACAAGCTTTCCTGGACGCAGATCTTCAAACACCTGTCGATATGGTGACTTGACATCGTTGTGCAGGTGAGGCACGAGTGCGCGGGAGTGGCGCTGTGAATCATGAGGGTTTGGAATGACTTTTAATTTGTGGTGACAAGGAGTGAATGATGCAGGCGGACACGATGGATGAACGGTGTGTGACGACGATTCGGCTACTGGCGGTGGATATGGTGGAACGGGCCAAGTCAGGTCATCCTGGTTTGCCTCTGGGGGCTGCCCCCATGGCCTATGTCTTGTGGCGCCGCCACTTTCGGCATAATCCTTCCCATCCGTTGTGGGTCAACCGAGATCGCTTCATCTTGTCCGCAGGTCACGGCTCGGCTCTGCTCTACGCGATGTTGCATCTCACGGGCTATGACCTCAGCATGGAAGAACTCCAAAACTTTCGCCAATGGAAAAGCAAAACGCCCGGGCACCCCGAATACGGTCTCACTCCAGGTGTTGAATGCACCACGGGCCCTCTAGGACAAGGCTTTGCCATGGGCGTGGGCATGGCCCTGGCGGAAAAGTGGCTCGCCGAACGGTTTAACCGGCCTGGGTTTCCCGTGATTGACCACTACACCTTTGGGCTCGTTTCTGACGGCGACCTAATGGAAGGTGTGGCCTCCGAAGCGGCCTCCTTGGCCGGCCATTGGAAATTGGGCAAGCTCATTTACCTCTACGACGACAACCACATCACCATCGAAGGGGACACAGCACTGGCCTTCACGGAAGACGTGCTGGCGCGTTTTCACGCTTACGGCTGGCATACGGAACGGGTCACCGACGGTAACAACCTGGAAGCCATTGACGCGGCCATTGAACGGGCCAAAAAGACGGCCGATCGGCCTTCACTCATCGCGGTGCGCACCCTCATCGGCTACGGCAGCCCGAAAGAAAACAACCCTGCCTGCCACGGAGAACCTCTGGGCCCCGAGGCGTTGCGAAAAACGAAAGAAAGCTACGGGTGGCCTGTGGAGGCTTCGTTTCACGTCCCGGAGGAGGTGCGCCAGAGCATGGGCCGGGCGGTGACCGAAGGGCAGCATCGTGAAGAACAATGGCATGCCCTGCTGGCCCGGTACGCCGAAGCGTATCCCGAGGATGCCGCTCTTCTGAATCAATACCTCACCGGAACCCTTCCCGAAGGATGGGAAAAAGCCCTTCCGGTTTTCGATCCTTCCAAGGGGCCTATCGCCACCCGTAACGCCTCCGGCACGGTCCTCAATGCACTGGCCCAAGTCATCACCAATCTTTTGGGTGGATCCGCGGATCTCGCACCGTCCAACAAGACCTTTTTGACTCAGGGCGGCGACCGCAATCTGCACTTCGGGGTCAGGGAACATGCCATGGGAGCCATTCTTAACGGCATGGCCCTGCACGGTGGCCTTCGCCCTTACGGGGGCACCTTTCTCGTGTTCGCAGACTACATGCGCCCCGCCATTCGCTTGGCTGCGATCATGAAAACCAAAGTGATCTACATTTTCACACACGACAGCATCGGGGTCGGTGAAGACGGTCCCACACACCAGCCCGTGGAGCATTTGGCATCGCTTCGAGCCATTCCCGATCTCACGGTGCTTCGCCCCGCCGACGCCAACGAAACGGCGGCGGCTTGGAAGATCGCCCTGGAAGCCGAGGGTCCTGTGGCCTTGGCCTTGACGCGGCAAAACGTGCCGGTCCTGAACATGGATCGGGGCAGAATTCTTGACGGCGTGGCCAAAGGGGCCTACGTGGTGTCGGAAAGCGCCGAGCCTGCGCGGCTGATCCTTATCGCCACAGGATCGGAAGTCCACTTGGCTCTGGAAGCGCAAAAAGTTCTGGAACAGGAAAAGGGAATCCCCACCCGGGTGGTTTCCATGCCGTCTTGGGAGATCTTTGAACGGCAAGAAGAATCGTACCGCAACGCCGTGCTGCCTCCCGACATTCGAGCCCGGTGCGCCGTGGAAGCCGGATCCACCATGGGCTGGCATCGCTGGGTGGGAACTCAGGGTGCCGTCATCGGCATCGACCGGTTTGGAGCCTCGGCGCCGGGATCTGTTCTCATGAAACACTTCGGCTTCAACGTCGACCATGTGGTGGCCACGGCCTTGGCCGTAGCGGCACGAGTGGACGCCTGATTTTCTCAAAGCCAAAGAAAGGACCAAGGACTATGGCAAAAGAATCGTCCAATTGGGGATTGTCCACACGATGTGTTCACGCGGGGACCTTTGAAGACACCATGGCGGGCGGGGTCAACACACCTATTTTTGCGTCGTCTGCATTTCAAGTCCCCGGGCCCACGGGCCGTGTGGTGTACCCGCGATACCAGAACATTCCCGGCCAGGTGGCGGTGGCCCAAAAGATCGCCGCCTTGGAAAACGCTCAGGCCGGCATCGTGGTCTCTTCCGGCATGGCCGCCATCAGCAGCATATTCCTCGCCTTTTGTCAGACCGGCGATCACGTCGTCCTTCAGAGTGACCTATACGGAGGCACGCTCGGGTTGGCCCAAAGAGACCTGCCGCGCCGAGGCATCGACGTCTCCTGGGTGGATTCCCATCGCATTGAAGAATTCGAGGCGGCCCTACGCCCCAAAACGCGCCTCATTTACGTGGAAACTCCTTCCAATCCGCTGATGAAAATCCTGGATCTGGAAGCTCTGGCTCGAATGGCCCAGGCCCGAGGAGTGCTCACGGTGGTGGACAACACCTTCGCCACACCCATCAACCAAAACCCCCTGGACCTCGGCATCGACATCGTCGTGCACAGCGGCACCAAGTATTTGAACGGACACAGTGATTTGTGCTGCGGCGCCCTGGCCTGTCGCTCCACACTCATGGAAACCATTGCGCCCGTGATTTCGCTCTATGGCCCCAGTTTGAGCCCCTACGATTGCTTTCTTTTGGAAAGGGGTCTCAAGACTTTGGCGTTGCGCATGGCTCGACACAACCAGAACGCTATGGCCGTGGCTTCCTATCTCGCTCAGGATTCTCGTGTGGCACGGGTCTATTATCCC
Proteins encoded in this region:
- the mgtE gene encoding magnesium transporter, producing the protein MLQKNPLSLHELREKISARDSKALRVFCKQEHPAAVADAVAALSADEFWAVLRHAEPPQRAEIFSHLDEDLQVEAVRTLPRDELARLLADMSADDRADLFKRLPENMREAVLPALAHAEREDIRRLAAYREGTAGAVMTSDYAALPPHMTASEAIEHLREIAPDKETIYYAYVVDERRKLLGFVSLRELIVAPRHALVGDIMHREVVFARVDDDQEDAARKIQKYDLIALPVINGDDALVGIITHDDAMDIITQEHTEDMEKLMAIAGSHEVGVYLKTPSWVHFRNRAYWIIGLAALGLVSGIIIHSFETALAQMLILALYMPMVADTGGNVGSQSATVVVRALALREISPKDALRVFLKEFQIAFLLALALGVLSWGKVMFLSQGSDIPSGYNLVQIGAVIALALSLQVVTAAVIGAMLPLAAAKMQWDPAVVASPALTTVVDITGLLIYFGTAKLLLGL
- the tkt gene encoding transketolase; this encodes MMQADTMDERCVTTIRLLAVDMVERAKSGHPGLPLGAAPMAYVLWRRHFRHNPSHPLWVNRDRFILSAGHGSALLYAMLHLTGYDLSMEELQNFRQWKSKTPGHPEYGLTPGVECTTGPLGQGFAMGVGMALAEKWLAERFNRPGFPVIDHYTFGLVSDGDLMEGVASEAASLAGHWKLGKLIYLYDDNHITIEGDTALAFTEDVLARFHAYGWHTERVTDGNNLEAIDAAIERAKKTADRPSLIAVRTLIGYGSPKENNPACHGEPLGPEALRKTKESYGWPVEASFHVPEEVRQSMGRAVTEGQHREEQWHALLARYAEAYPEDAALLNQYLTGTLPEGWEKALPVFDPSKGPIATRNASGTVLNALAQVITNLLGGSADLAPSNKTFLTQGGDRNLHFGVREHAMGAILNGMALHGGLRPYGGTFLVFADYMRPAIRLAAIMKTKVIYIFTHDSIGVGEDGPTHQPVEHLASLRAIPDLTVLRPADANETAAAWKIALEAEGPVALALTRQNVPVLNMDRGRILDGVAKGAYVVSESAEPARLILIATGSEVHLALEAQKVLEQEKGIPTRVVSMPSWEIFERQEESYRNAVLPPDIRARCAVEAGSTMGWHRWVGTQGAVIGIDRFGASAPGSVLMKHFGFNVDHVVATALAVAARVDA
- a CDS encoding trans-sulfuration enzyme family protein, translating into MAKESSNWGLSTRCVHAGTFEDTMAGGVNTPIFASSAFQVPGPTGRVVYPRYQNIPGQVAVAQKIAALENAQAGIVVSSGMAAISSIFLAFCQTGDHVVLQSDLYGGTLGLAQRDLPRRGIDVSWVDSHRIEEFEAALRPKTRLIYVETPSNPLMKILDLEALARMAQARGVLTVVDNTFATPINQNPLDLGIDIVVHSGTKYLNGHSDLCCGALACRSTLMETIAPVISLYGPSLSPYDCFLLERGLKTLALRMARHNQNAMAVASYLAQDSRVARVYYPGLTDHPKHAIAARQMRGFGGMLSFEPKGNAETAHRVMERFTLFKPAVSLGGVESLACFPVETSHASVPPNQREKMGIRDNLIRLSVGIEDTEDLLKDLDRALQATV